In a genomic window of Candidatus Paceibacterota bacterium:
- a CDS encoding exodeoxyribonuclease III, translating into MRIISWNVNGYRANVKKGGFDWFLSESPDIYCIQEVKAEAEQLEAGVRNPVGYFSYFDHSKGRKGYSGVAVYSKVKPTKVEYGMGIPEFDQEGRFLALFYEENAFGNKLGKFVLLNVYFPNGGGGPERLEFKLKYYDEFLKYINGLKKNGYEVVFCGDINTAHTEIDLARPKENVDNTGFLPVERAWLDEVVNAGYTDVFRHFYPNEIGKYTYWDMKTFARERNVGWRIDYFFVTSGILKKIEKTKIRDSVIGSDHCPIELVIR; encoded by the coding sequence ATGCGTATCATTTCTTGGAACGTAAATGGTTATCGTGCCAACGTCAAAAAAGGTGGTTTTGATTGGTTTTTGAGCGAATCTCCTGATATTTACTGTATTCAAGAAGTAAAAGCTGAAGCAGAACAGCTAGAAGCTGGTGTAAGGAATCCTGTTGGTTATTTTTCATACTTTGATCATTCAAAAGGACGCAAAGGCTATAGCGGTGTAGCCGTATATTCCAAAGTTAAACCTACGAAAGTTGAATATGGAATGGGAATCCCAGAATTTGATCAAGAAGGACGTTTTCTAGCTTTATTTTATGAAGAAAATGCTTTTGGTAATAAGTTGGGTAAATTTGTTTTACTCAATGTCTATTTCCCCAACGGAGGTGGTGGTCCAGAGAGACTTGAATTCAAGTTGAAATATTATGATGAGTTTTTGAAATATATAAATGGATTGAAGAAAAATGGTTATGAAGTAGTCTTTTGTGGTGATATTAATACTGCTCATACAGAGATTGATCTAGCTAGACCAAAAGAAAATGTTGATAATACAGGTTTTCTTCCGGTTGAACGTGCGTGGTTGGATGAAGTTGTAAACGCCGGCTATACGGATGTTTTTCGTCATTTTTATCCAAATGAGATTGGTAAATATACATATTGGGATATGAAAACCTTTGCAAGAGAAAGGAATGTTGGTTGGCGTATAGATTATTTCTTTGTTACTTCTGGGATTTTGAAGAAGATAGAAAAGACCAAAATACGAGATAGTGTCATAGGTTCAGATCACTGCCCTATTGAGTTGGTGATTAGGTGA
- the xerA gene encoding site-specific tyrosine recombinase/integron integrase, translating to MSQNINELKQQFLEYVEIEKGRSLKTVENYDHYISRFIEYSKIKKGEDITEKIVREFHLWLNRQSSNRKAEKETLKKKTQNYYLIALRSFLKFLAKRGVKSLSPEHIELAKVGERPLDLITSEELKRLLDSSNGDDLKSLRDKAILELLFSTGLRVSELCSISRDIDLSADEFSIRGKGEKIRVVFLSSEAKSAIKKYLDKRADIDDALFVRLGRENARGGDLRLDTRSVERIVKQCAIKAGISKKVTPHVIRHVFATDLLSNGADLRSVQMLLGHSNISTTQIYTHVTDSELKRVHKQFHNKRK from the coding sequence ATGTCGCAAAATATCAATGAGCTCAAACAGCAGTTTTTGGAATATGTTGAGATAGAAAAGGGTCGTTCTCTCAAAACTGTTGAGAATTATGATCATTACATCTCTCGTTTCATAGAATATTCCAAAATAAAGAAGGGTGAAGACATTACAGAAAAGATAGTTAGGGAGTTTCATTTGTGGCTCAATCGTCAATCAAGCAATAGAAAGGCTGAAAAAGAGACTCTGAAGAAGAAAACTCAGAACTATTATCTCATTGCCCTACGTTCTTTCCTGAAATTCTTGGCAAAGCGTGGTGTGAAGTCTTTATCTCCTGAACATATAGAGTTAGCAAAGGTTGGAGAACGTCCACTAGACCTCATAACTTCTGAAGAATTGAAAAGACTTCTAGATTCGTCCAATGGTGATGATTTGAAATCATTACGTGATAAAGCCATATTAGAGCTCCTATTCTCTACCGGTCTTCGTGTCTCTGAGCTCTGTTCCATTTCAAGAGATATAGATCTTAGTGCTGATGAGTTTTCCATAAGAGGTAAAGGAGAGAAAATCCGTGTAGTTTTCCTTTCTTCTGAAGCAAAAAGTGCCATCAAAAAGTATTTGGATAAGCGTGCAGATATAGACGATGCCCTCTTTGTTCGTCTAGGTCGTGAAAATGCTAGAGGTGGTGATTTGCGACTTGATACACGTTCTGTTGAGCGTATTGTGAAGCAATGCGCCATAAAAGCTGGTATATCAAAGAAAGTTACGCCCCACGTCATTCGACATGTCTTTGCCACAGATTTACTTTCCAATGGTGCCGATCTACGTTCAGTTCAAATGCTTTTGGGGCATTCCAATATAAGTACAACCCAAATCTATACTCACGTTACGGATTCGGAATTAAAAAGAGTTCATAAACAGTTTCATAATAAGAGGAAGTAA
- the rpsO gene encoding 30S ribosomal protein S15: MLTPRQKTKIIKETGIHEKDSGSPEVQVALLTKRIDELTGHLRKHRKDNHSRRGLLGMVADRQTHLNYLKKNYPRRYSAIIKKLELKK; the protein is encoded by the coding sequence ATGTTAACACCGAGACAAAAGACCAAGATAATCAAAGAAACCGGCATCCACGAAAAGGATAGCGGTTCTCCGGAAGTACAAGTCGCTCTTTTAACAAAAAGAATCGACGAACTAACAGGTCATCTACGCAAACATCGCAAGGACAATCACTCAAGACGTGGTCTCCTAGGCATGGTTGCAGATCGTCAGACTCACCTCAATTACCTCAAGAAGAACTATCCAAGACGTTATTCAGCTATCATAAAGAAGTTGGAACTCAAGAAATAG
- a CDS encoding NYN domain-containing protein: MSIIKHKEQRVGIFIDAQNLYHSGKNLYHSKVNFGQIVKDAMDGRKLVRAVAYVIATESGEENAFFEALTKMGIETKVKDLQVFSSGAKKADWDVGLAIDAVKLSPKLDSVILVTGDGDFVPLVEYLQMNQGCQVEVASFGKSTSAKLIEAADNFMDLDQAPNKYLLRSGGKGK; encoded by the coding sequence ATGTCAATAATCAAACACAAAGAACAGCGCGTTGGTATTTTCATAGACGCACAAAATCTATATCATAGTGGTAAAAATCTATATCACTCCAAAGTCAATTTTGGTCAAATAGTCAAAGACGCAATGGACGGACGCAAACTCGTTCGAGCCGTAGCTTACGTTATCGCTACAGAATCAGGTGAAGAAAACGCCTTTTTCGAGGCACTTACAAAGATGGGTATAGAAACCAAGGTCAAAGATCTCCAAGTCTTTAGTTCTGGAGCCAAGAAGGCCGACTGGGACGTTGGGCTTGCTATAGATGCAGTCAAACTATCACCAAAACTAGACTCAGTTATCCTTGTAACTGGTGACGGTGACTTCGTACCGCTCGTTGAATACTTGCAAATGAACCAAGGTTGCCAAGTTGAAGTCGCTTCATTCGGTAAATCTACTTCTGCTAAGCTTATAGAAGCAGCAGATAACTTCATGGACCTAGATCAAGCTCCGAATAAGTATTTGCTAAGATCAGGAGGGAAGGGGAAATAA